A single region of the Cronobacter condimenti 1330 genome encodes:
- a CDS encoding peptidoglycan glycosyltransferase FtsI has protein sequence MKAAAKTLKPKRQEEQANFISWRFALLCGCILLALAFLLARVAWLQIVDPDMLVRQGDMRSLRVQEVSTARGMITDRSGRPLAVSVPVKAIWADPKELHDAGGITLDNRWKALSDALKIPLDQLSARVNANPKGRFIYLARQVNPDIGEYIKKLKLPGIHLREESRRYYPSGAVTAHLIGFTNVDSQGIEGVEKSFDKWLTGQPGERIVRKDRYGRVIEDISSTDSQAAHNLALSIDERLQALVYRELNNAVAFNKAESGSAVLVDVNTGEVLAMANSPSYNPNNITGTPKDVMRNRTITDVFEPGSTVKPMVVMTALQRGVVQENTVLNTVPYRINGHEIKDVARYSELTLTGVLQKSSNVGVSKLALAMPSSALVDTYSRFGLGKSTNLGLVGERSGLFPQKQRWSDIERATFSFGYGLMVTPLQLARVYATIGSYGVYRPLSITKVDPPVPGERIFPESIVRTVVHMMESVALPGGGGVKAAIKGYRIAIKTGTAKKVGPDGRYINKYIAYTAGVAPASNPRFALVVVINDPQAGKYYGGAVSAPVFGAIMGGVLRTMNIEPDALTTGEKSEFVINREEGTGGRS, from the coding sequence ATGAAAGCAGCAGCAAAGACGCTTAAACCAAAACGTCAGGAAGAACAGGCCAACTTTATCAGTTGGCGTTTTGCGTTGCTTTGCGGCTGCATTTTGTTGGCTCTGGCGTTTCTGCTGGCGCGCGTCGCCTGGCTGCAGATAGTCGACCCGGACATGCTGGTGCGCCAGGGCGATATGCGTTCGTTACGTGTCCAGGAAGTGTCTACTGCGCGCGGTATGATTACCGACCGTTCAGGCCGTCCGCTGGCGGTGAGCGTGCCGGTAAAAGCTATCTGGGCTGACCCGAAAGAGCTTCACGACGCGGGCGGCATTACGCTTGATAACCGCTGGAAAGCGCTCTCCGACGCGCTCAAAATCCCGCTCGACCAGCTTTCCGCGCGCGTCAACGCGAACCCGAAAGGCCGCTTTATCTACCTGGCACGCCAGGTAAACCCGGATATTGGCGAGTACATCAAAAAGCTTAAGCTTCCGGGCATTCATCTGCGTGAAGAGTCACGCCGTTACTATCCTTCAGGCGCAGTGACCGCTCACCTCATTGGGTTCACCAACGTAGACAGCCAGGGAATTGAAGGCGTCGAAAAAAGCTTCGATAAATGGCTGACTGGTCAGCCTGGTGAGCGCATTGTGCGTAAAGACCGCTATGGCCGCGTCATTGAGGATATTTCCTCAACCGACAGCCAGGCGGCGCATAACCTTGCACTCAGTATCGACGAACGCCTGCAGGCGCTGGTCTATCGTGAACTTAATAACGCCGTAGCCTTTAACAAGGCAGAATCCGGCAGCGCCGTACTGGTCGATGTGAATACTGGTGAAGTACTGGCGATGGCCAACAGCCCCTCTTACAACCCAAATAACATCACCGGTACGCCGAAAGATGTCATGCGTAACCGTACCATTACCGATGTGTTCGAACCGGGTTCGACGGTAAAACCGATGGTGGTGATGACGGCGTTGCAGCGCGGCGTGGTGCAGGAAAATACGGTGCTGAATACGGTGCCGTATCGGATTAACGGCCATGAGATTAAAGACGTCGCGCGTTACAGCGAGCTGACGCTTACCGGGGTTTTACAGAAGTCGAGTAACGTCGGGGTTTCCAAACTGGCGTTAGCGATGCCCTCCTCAGCGTTAGTAGATACTTACTCACGCTTTGGACTTGGTAAGTCGACCAATCTGGGACTGGTCGGAGAACGCAGTGGCTTATTCCCACAAAAACAACGGTGGTCTGACATAGAGAGGGCCACCTTCTCATTCGGCTACGGGCTCATGGTAACGCCGTTACAGTTAGCTCGTGTCTACGCGACCATCGGCAGCTACGGCGTCTATCGTCCGCTATCGATAACGAAGGTTGACCCGCCAGTGCCAGGCGAGCGTATTTTCCCGGAATCTATTGTGCGCACCGTGGTGCATATGATGGAAAGCGTAGCGCTCCCGGGCGGGGGCGGCGTGAAGGCGGCTATCAAGGGCTACCGCATTGCGATTAAAACCGGTACGGCGAAAAAAGTCGGGCCGGATGGACGCTACATCAACAAATACATTGCTTACACCGCAGGCGTTGCACCTGCCAGCAATCCGCGTTTCGCGCTGGTGGTGGTGATTAACGATCCTCAGGCGGGTAAATACTACGGCGGCGCCGTTTCCGCGCCGGTCTTCGGGGCCATCATGGGCGGCGTTCTGCGCACCATGAACATCGAGCCGGACGCGCTGACAACGGGCGAAAAAAGTGAATTCGTAATTAATCGAGAAGAGGGAACAGGTGGCAGATCGTAA
- the mraZ gene encoding division/cell wall cluster transcriptional repressor MraZ → MFRGATLVNLDSKGRLSVPTRYRDLLNDASSGQMVCTIDIHHPCLLLYTLPEWVIIEQKLSRLSSMNPAERRVQRLLLGHASECQMDSAGRLLLAPVLRQHAGLTKQVMLVGQFNKFELWDEATWYQRVREDIDAEQSSSEVLSERLQDLSL, encoded by the coding sequence ATGTTTCGTGGCGCAACGTTGGTTAATCTCGACAGCAAAGGGCGGTTATCCGTTCCGACGCGCTATCGCGATTTACTGAACGATGCCTCGTCCGGACAGATGGTTTGCACCATCGATATTCACCATCCCTGCCTGTTGCTTTATACCCTGCCCGAATGGGTAATTATCGAACAAAAATTGTCGCGTCTGTCGAGCATGAACCCCGCAGAACGTCGAGTGCAGCGCCTGCTGCTGGGCCATGCCAGCGAATGCCAAATGGACAGCGCGGGCCGTCTTTTATTAGCACCCGTGTTACGGCAACACGCCGGATTGACCAAACAAGTGATGCTGGTCGGGCAGTTCAACAAATTTGAGCTGTGGGACGAAGCGACCTGGTATCAACGGGTCAGGGAAGACATCGACGCTGAGCAGTCATCTTCTGAAGTGTTGTCGGAGCGGCTGCAGGATTTGTCTTTATAA
- the ftsL gene encoding cell division protein FtsL, with protein MISRVTETLSKVTGSLSSNERHALPAVIGGDLLRYGKLPLCLFIAIIVTAIFVVTTAHHTRLLTAQREQLVLERDALDIEWRNLILEENALGDHSRVERIATEKLQMQHVDPSQENIVVQK; from the coding sequence ATGATTAGCCGAGTGACAGAGACCTTAAGCAAAGTCACCGGATCGCTAAGCAGCAACGAGCGCCATGCGCTGCCTGCGGTGATCGGTGGCGATCTTCTGCGCTACGGGAAACTGCCGCTCTGTCTGTTTATCGCCATTATCGTGACCGCGATTTTCGTGGTGACCACCGCGCACCACACCCGTTTGCTCACTGCCCAGCGTGAGCAACTGGTGCTGGAGCGCGACGCGCTGGATATCGAATGGCGCAACCTGATTCTTGAAGAAAATGCGCTCGGCGATCACAGCCGGGTGGAACGGATCGCCACGGAAAAGCTGCAAATGCAGCATGTCGATCCTTCGCAGGAAAATATCGTGGTGCAGAAATAA
- the rsmH gene encoding 16S rRNA (cytosine(1402)-N(4))-methyltransferase RsmH, translating to MMENYKHTTVLLDEAVNGLNIRPDGIYIDGTFGRGGHSRLILSQLGEQGRLLAIDRDPQAIAAAAAIADPRFSIIHGPFSALADYVCERELQGKIDGILLDLGVSSPQLDDPERGFSFMRDGPLDMRMDPTRGQSAAEWLRNAEEADIAWVLKTFGEERFAKRIARAIVERNRELPMTRTKELAEVVAAATPVRDKFKHPATRTFQAVRIWVNSELEEIEQALKGAVSVLAPGGRLSVISFHSLEDRLVKRFMREQSRGPQVPAGLPMTEAQLQKLGGRELRALGKLMPGEAEVAENPRARSSVLRVAERTGA from the coding sequence ATGATGGAAAATTATAAACATACGACGGTGCTCCTTGATGAGGCCGTTAACGGCCTGAATATACGTCCAGACGGCATTTACATTGACGGCACCTTTGGCCGCGGCGGACACTCGCGCCTTATCCTTTCACAGCTGGGCGAACAAGGGCGTTTACTGGCGATCGATCGCGATCCGCAGGCGATTGCGGCGGCCGCTGCCATTGCCGATCCCCGTTTCTCCATCATTCACGGCCCTTTCTCAGCGCTTGCCGATTATGTGTGTGAGCGTGAGCTGCAGGGCAAAATCGACGGCATTCTTCTCGATCTCGGTGTGTCTTCTCCGCAGCTTGACGATCCGGAACGCGGCTTTTCTTTTATGCGCGACGGGCCGCTTGATATGCGTATGGATCCGACACGCGGGCAATCGGCTGCCGAATGGCTGCGCAACGCCGAAGAAGCGGATATCGCTTGGGTGTTGAAAACCTTTGGCGAAGAGCGTTTCGCCAAACGTATCGCGCGTGCGATCGTTGAGCGCAACCGCGAATTGCCGATGACCCGTACGAAAGAGCTGGCGGAAGTTGTGGCTGCCGCAACGCCCGTGAGAGACAAGTTTAAACACCCTGCCACACGAACGTTTCAGGCGGTACGCATCTGGGTTAACAGCGAGCTCGAAGAGATTGAGCAGGCGCTGAAAGGCGCGGTTAGCGTGCTGGCGCCTGGCGGACGGCTTTCTGTTATCAGCTTTCATTCACTGGAAGACCGCCTCGTGAAGCGCTTTATGCGTGAGCAGAGCCGGGGTCCACAAGTGCCGGCAGGCTTGCCGATGACCGAAGCACAGTTGCAAAAGCTTGGCGGTCGCGAATTGCGGGCGCTTGGCAAACTGATGCCGGGCGAGGCGGAAGTCGCTGAGAACCCACGCGCGCGCAGCTCCGTATTACGCGTCGCCGAGAGGACCGGCGCATGA